CCTCCGACCTTGACCACGATGGCTCGATCATAGGAAAGTTCCCCTTCTCTTGGAACGGTAAGTTTTACCGCGAGATCCACCATCTTTACGACCTTTCCCCGAATGTCCATGATACCGGCAAAGTACGCTTTCGCTTTGGGAATTCGGATTAAATTATCGATCTTGATGATCTCGTCTACCAAGGAAATGGGAATCGCGTATTCCTCGTCCCCCAAACTGAATAGAATGTACTGGTGGTCGATTTCGGATGACATGATTTACCTCAATACCGGGTATATCCGACGTAGTAAAAGTAAGATCCCAGACTCATGAACAAGAGGACTTTTACGAAGAGCGGATTTCTTTTTCTCAGCATCCAGTCTAATCCGCCAAAAAGCAAACCGAAAACGGCGAGAGAAAAACCCAAGAGATAGAAATCGGTGTACGCGTAATAAATTCCGAGCGCCGAACAAGCTCCGAGAAGAAGGTCTTGAAATTCGCTCCAAAATCTTTTCTTAACACGAACGATCCAAGGTTCTTTGTATTCGCGGTCTCTCGAAAAAATTCTTTGCCAAAATGTTTTCTGATGATGGATCCCGAAGATATGATCGTATCGAGTCGAAGTTTCCCAAGGTCGTGGAATGTTTGTTTCGGTTTGACCGAGCGGAGATTTTGAAATTCCGTATTGTCCACCGAGAGTGGCTAAAAGATCCGGGTCCGGTAAACAGGAGAATATTTCCTGAAACGGCGCAAGTTTCTGATAGATAGGAACCATTCTACCACTGGAAAGATCTTTCTCCTGGAGTACGGTTCCGTCTTTGATCGTTGCAATATAAATACGCCCGCTCTCACCCGCGATTTCTAAGGTGATACGAACTTTCTTTTCGTGAAAATTGAGATCCGCCTGAAGAATGTCACCGGATGGGGTTGTGGCGGAATAAGATTTTGTGTAACCTCTCGCAGGGGGAGACTCTTTCTTCCACCACCTGCGAAAAATTGAATAATCCTGAAATGAGCCCATACCGATTGTATCGGTCGATTCGGAAATGGGCTTAACAGTCCTATGATATCTCTAGCTTGATTCCGGGAATCCCGGAGAAGGAAGGAGGATCTATGGATTACTTTTTCTTCTTATGTCTGTTCGCTCTTCTCTTTTTCTTTCTTTTATGAGTAGCGATCTTTCTGCGCTTTCTTTTCTTACCTGAAGGCATTCAGAACTCCTTAGATTTCCTCATGTCAGAAAACTATTCTGTGTACTTTTGTAAAGTTTTATTTTTACGGAGTTCCGCGACGAGGTTTTTGATGTCACCTACTCCCGTTTTTGTGCTGATAAAGAGGACGTCTTCCTCTTCAACCACTATCAGATCCTGAACTCCGAGAAGGGCGGTGAATTCTTTTCTTGTTTGAGTGATGTTTCCGGATGACTTATGAAATAAAATCGCGTTCCCCATGTGTCTGTTTCCGGAAGAATCTCCCGGCATCACTCTTTCCAGAGAAGTCCAGGAGCCCACGTCGTCCCAACCGAAACTCGCTTCCACCATTCTTATGCGGGAACTCTTTTCCATGATCGCGATATCGACCGGATCGGAAGGAAGAATTTTGAACGCCGCGCCCAACTCGCCCGCCTTTTTAAACGGAAATCTTTCTTCGAGAGGTCCGAGAATTTTCGGAGAATGTGCTTTAAATTCTTCTAATATAGTGGAAGTCTTCCAGAGAAAGATTCCCGGGTTCCAGTAAAAATTCTTCTTTTTGATGTATTTGAGCGCGGTTTTGACGTCCGGCTTTTCATAAAAGGATTTTACCGCAAAACAACCGTCAGTCGATTTTCCGGCTTCGATATAACCGTATCCGACTTCGGGACGATTCGGTTTGATTCCGAGAAGAACCAGATGATTCTCCGCCTGTTCGAGGGCTTTGGAAATCGTCTTTGTAAATTCTTTTACCGGATTGATCCATGCGTCCGCGGACAGGACGACCTGAATCGGATCTCCGTATTGTTCTTTGAAATAAAGAGACGCAAGTGCGATGATGGGAGCGGTGTTTTTGCCTTCGGGTTCGATGATGAAATTCTTTTCAGGAAAATTTTTCTCCTGAGCAAGGATGGATTTTTTGAGACTCGCGTTGGTTCCGATATAAATGCGATCGATCGTCGTGATCGTAAGCGCTCTTTCCAAGGTTTCCTTGAGAAGAGTTTTGTTGGAATAAACTTTCTGTAATTGTTTCGGTGTGGAAACTCTGGAACGCGGCCAAAAACGTTCTCCTTTTCCTCCGGCCATAATCAATACTACGGGTTTGTCCTGTTTCATTCTACCTCTTTGGGTCTTTTTACTGCGCCGTTCTTTTTCTTTTTCGAAGTCGGGATTTCTCCCAAGATCATTTCCGATGGAAGAAGAATCACTTCCACGTGATCGGATAAGGTTTCATAGAGAACGAATTCTTTCATGTCCGGATTTTTCATTACGAAGTCTTTCGTTTTTTCCAGACGTTTTAGGAGCGCGCTTGTTTTGGCGTCCTCTTCGATCTTGAGAGCTTCCGCTTTTCCGAGCGCCGCCACGAGCTCAAGTTTTCTTTGTAAGAGAAGATTTTGATTTCGATAAATTCCGTTTACGAGTGTCGCGTCCGGAACCTGCAAATCCAAAATTCTTAAATTCAACATTTTGAGCGGCTTTTCTTCTTTGAGAAGATCGGAAGAAAGTTCGTTTTTGATATAGTTTTCCAGATTCGCTTTCAGAAGCGCCGGATTGATTTGATATTCTTCAATCTTCTTACGAAGAATAGAATACAATAATTTACTAATATAATTGCTGATCTTTTCATCTCGAATTCCTGCGATTTCCAGAAATTCGGTCGCCTCTTGTCCGTCGAGGGAATACTTGACTTCGAGTTTGATCTTGATCTTTCCTTCGGGAGAAGATTCCGGAAAAAGTCCGGAAGAAAGATCCACACTCAGATGGACGTTGGAAACTCGATTGCTTAGGGTAAACCGAAGAACCTGAAATTTCCAAGGAAAAAGGGTCTTCCATTCAAAGACATAGCCCGGTCCGCCCGTATATTCTAAGATTTCCTCGGAACCGTCCACGACGAGAAGGGCGTCCCCCTCCTTGAGGGGGATCAGACAAAAATAGAGAAGAGTTGCAAATAGTCCCGGAATAAGAATCCAGAACAGTTTCATCCAAAATCGCATTATCCTTGGGCTGCGTCTTTGGTTTCCTCGGTATAAAGCTTGATGATCTTCGCGGGAATGATCGTCGAGATCGCGTGTTTATAAACAAGACTCTGTTTATTTTCCTGCTCCAGAACGATCGTAAAATTATCAAAGCTGACTACCTTACCTTTCAAGGGAACCCCGTTTAATAGATAAATGGTAAGATCCAATTTATCTTTCCGGGCAGTGTTTAAGAGTTGGTCTTGTATGTTGTTTTTAGCAGACATCTTTTTTTGTTTCCGTTACTTTATATGTTTTATTGTTTCCAGTGCCTCAGTCCGACCCATTGGTTTGAGATATGTTTCCTTTCGAAACCAGGTGATCTGTCGTTTGGCATAATTCCTATGAGATTGGCTCAAATCCATAAGGAATGTCTCTAGATTGGAGTTTCCTTTTTTAATTTCAAGTGCAAAATTATAGCCGAGGGATTTGAGTCCGGGACAATTCGATCCGTAGAGTTCTTGAATCTTCCAAGCCTCATCGGCCATTCCTTGATCGATCATTTCTTTGGCGCGAACGTTGATCCGATCATAAAGTTCTTTCCGATCCAGATCGAGGAACACGCCCAAACAAATGTTCAAATCGTATTTTTGAATCGCAGAAGTTTTGGGATCGATTTTCAAAGCAGACCAACGTTCTCCCATCAGATTTACCTCAAGAGCGCGACCCAGACGATAGTCATCACCTGGAAAAATCTTTTCCAAAGAATCCGGATCCAATTCTTGCAGACGATTTCTCTTTTGTTCCGGACTCATCGAAAGAACTTTGTTTCTCACTTCTTGCGAAATCTCGGGAACGGCAAACATTCCAAACAAGAACGCTTTTAGATAAAATCCGGTTCCCGCCGTAAAAACGGGAATCTTGTTTTGATTTAAGACTGAACGTAAGGCCTCGTCCGCGAGACGATTGTAAAGACCGGCGTCTACCTTTTCCGAAGGGGAAAGGACTTCGACAAGATGGTGGCGAATTATAGATTGTTGCTCTTTTGTAGGAGCCGCAGTTCCGATCGGCATCTCGCGGTAGATTTGTCTGGAATCAAAGGAAAGAATTTCGAACCTTTCCGGATCGAGTTCCGTGATGAGAGAAGTTTTGCCCGCTCCCGTGGGAGCAGACAGGATGAGAATCGGATGAGACAAGAAAGAAAGATTACTCTTCGGTTTCTTCCGCCTCTTCCTCTTCTTCCAAAGCCTCTTCGAGAGGTTCTTCGACGAATTCCAAATCCTCGTCTTCGGCGATTGCGTCGTCGTCGATGATTTCTTCCTCTTCGACCACTCTCGGACGGACGGTTCGAGTACGGGTGACCGGACGTTTGTTTTGATCTGCCCCGCATTTAGGACAGATTTTTTCTTCTTTATTGAGGTCGTAAAATTTCGTGGAACAAGTATGGCAGGTCCATTTTTTTCCAAGGGGATTGAGAGCTACGCCCTTGGACCCCGAGGCCTTTTTAGTTCCCGCGGCTTTGGATGCCGGACTCGAAAGAGCCTTTTTGATAATTTCTTCTTTCTTCTTTGTCGAAGCAGAAGCTTTTTTGGGCGCGGCTTTTTTAGCCGGAGCCTTTTTTTTAGCCGCGGCCGAGACAGTTTTTTTGGAAGGGGTCTTCTTACTGGTTGCCATCGGAATTGACCATGCTCTGCGAGAGGTATTCACGTTCAAGCAGAAATATTATTATTCTCCGTCCAAGAGAGAAATCTTCTTTGTTCACAAATCGCTCCATTCTCAAGAGAAAACCGTCGGAGCTACGACTCATCGTGAAACTTCGCGCGCCCCACCCTGACTTTGGGTGGAGGGGTGGGTGGTGGAAGTTTCGGAGGACTTTTCTCTATCACAAAATCGTAATTTTGCAAGCAAAAGTCTGCCTGTAGGAACTCCTCAAAACGTCTCTCGAAAGTATTTTCCTTTCCTTCTTATTCTCCATTGGCGGGTAAGAATCTGCCAACTCGGACGGGGCGCAACCCTAACCGATTTTGAAAAGAATTGCAAGGAAAGAATCCTTTGAAACTCGGTTTTTTTTCAATTTCCAGAATGAGAGCGAATCCTCTTTTTAGCAAAAGAACCCGTTATCTTAGGAGAATCCGTTGAAAACCAAGCTGAGCGTTAATATCAATAAAGTCGCGACTCTGCGAAATTCCCGAGGTGGGAATATTCCCGATCTCATCCATTTTGCGGAATTGATTCTCAAAGCGGGCGCGGAGGGAATCACGGTCCATCCGAGAGAAGACGAAAGACATATCCGGAAAGACGACGTCTTCTCCCTTAAGGAATTCCTTACCGACTACAATCGAAAAAACAGAACCTCGATCGAATACAATATCGAAGGAGAACCTTCTTCCCGTTTTATCGAATTGGTCCTCGCGGTAAAACCGGATCAAGCGACCTTGGTTCCCGTGACTCCGGGGGAAATCACATCGGATCACGGTTTCGATTTCCGAAAAGATCTGGATTCAATTCAAGAATATTCTAAAATTCTAAAGAAGGAAAAAATCAGAACCGCACTCTTTGTGGAAACCGATCTAGAAAATCTCAAACTCGCCTCTTTTGCCGGAGCCGACCGTGTGGAATTTTACACGGGACCATTTGCGGAAGAATTTGATCGTTCTCCCGAAGAAGGAAAAAAATCCTTTGAAACGTTGTATGTTCCCGCGGCAAAAGAAATTCTTTTGCAAAAGATGGGAATCAACGCGGGACACGATCTGGATCAGAACAATCTTTTCCTCTTTTCAAAACTCCCCGGTCTTCTGGAAGTTTCGATCGGGCATCGCCTGATTTCCTACGCTCTGGAAGTCGGAATCGAAAAAAGCGTCAAGGAGTATCTTCGAGCTCTTTTGTGAGTTCTCGAAATCCTTCGAATGTAGGATCTCCTTGGATTAGATAGAATGCCGCTTTTTTGAGATGAAGCGCAAGAATTTTCGAGTTCGTATTTTTCTTCGAAATCTCTTCTAAACTCGTTCTAAATTTTTTCACCAGTTCAAGAGCCTTCGGTTTGTTTTTCGATCTCACGGACTGACGGAATTCTTTCCAAACTTTCGTGATCTCCTGGTTCGGATTCTCCGTCTTTTCCAGAGTTTGTTTTCGCACCACCCCGGTCACGTCCCAGACTTCCTTATATGGATGCGAATTTTCCAGAAATTTATAATATTCTTTCGTATAATTCACCGCATTCGGTTTGAGATTGAGAAGGGATTCGGATTCTCCCACACATTCCGAAAAAATTCCTTTTTTGAGAGATTCTTTTCCGATCTCTTTCATTTCGGCGAGAACCATCAGATCCGCGAGGGTTTCATTCTTCTTTCCCTCTTTGCAGTTTTTGATCGCTCGGAAATATCTTTTTTCCACTTCGTCGATCGCAAGCGCCTCCCCTTGTTCCAACTCTAAGGAATACGCGATTTGAAAAACCTGATCTCTGTAGAGTGTATCTTCTTGGTCGGCCTTTCTCGCTCGGAGCGCGTATTCCAAAGCGTCCGGATAATTTTTGGTGGATGCAAAAAGTACGGAGAGATTGTAACAAGAAAGGGCTCGATCGGGTCTCAAGGAACGACAGCTCGATTTTAAAAGTTTGATCGCGGATTCTCTTTCTTCGGGGGTTCCGTAAAATTCTAAAATCGCCTGTTCTTGTATCATTTCGAGCGCGAATCTTCCCGAGCCGGGGAAAGAAACCGTCGAACAAGAGAATACGAATTGTAAAATCAAGAGAAGGAAGACTGAACTTCCGCCCCAAAGGGATTGACACTTTGAGATTTGAATAGAGAATGAACCGAAAATTTCCTGAAATCTGAGGGACACGAGTTTGAAAAAAGGATCCGCCGCGCTTTCGTTATTACTTTCCACTCTTTTGACCATATTTATCCTGTACTGCGAGCCTACATCCGGCAAGTCCCCGGTCAAGGCAGACTTTACCCTCAAAGACTTTGATAACGTGGTGAACACCGTATCTCGGTATTACATCGATAAGAATATCGATAAAAACCGAGCCTATCGAGAGGCCGCGATCTACGCCCTCTTATCACTTCCCCATTCCATCTATCTCTATCCGGAAAGTTATTTCAAGGAAAGAGAGAAATATGAGGAAAAGGACGAAACGTTTCCGGGGAAAACTTTCAAAATTTCCACGGATGATTCATTCGTTCTCTTTGATCCCGACTACGCGGAAGTGGAAAAAATCCGAGATCGTAAACTCAAAGAAGACGCGAACAAAACCAAAGTCAGCGACGACGAAGTCAAAAAACTCGTAGAAAGAGAAAAGGTTCGTAAAAACGTCCTTTCTGCAAAATGGGAACAAACCGGTTTTAGCAAAAAAGACTTTGATCGAATTCTTGCCTTTATCGAAACCAATATTGACAAATACAAGGACTCTCCTCTCAAAGATCCGTTCGGAGAAGCGGAAGAAAAATCCAAAGAACCGTTTACGATGAACGACGTCCTTCTCGCCGCGGCGAACGGATATCTCTCCTCTCTCGATCCACACAGCAACGTTTTCCTTCGTTCCGCTTGGGAAGAATCCATGGCAAAAATTCAAGACGGAAGTTTTGAAGGAATCGGAGCCATTCTTTCCGGTGGAGGAAACAGAGAAGTTGTGGTGGAAAATCCTCTCGAAGGAAGACCCGCCGTCAACGCAGGAATTCGCTCCGGGGACGTGATCCTCGCAGTGGACGGAAAATCGATCAAAGGAATTCTTCTGGATAAGGTCGTAGAAAAGATCAAAGGAAAAAAAGGTTCCAAGGTCGCGCTTACGATCCAAAGAAAAGGAGTTCCCGGAACTCTGAACATCGAAGTCGTACGAGACACGATTGAAATCAAAAACTTAAGTAGCAAACTCATAGAAGGTCACGAGCACATCGGTTATATCAAACTCACCGGTTTCGTAAAATCGGAAGACGGTCCTTCGGTCGACCGAGAGTTGATGGATAAATACAAGGAACTCGAAAAGGAAGCCCAAGCAAAGGGAACCAAACTCAAGGCTGTGATCCTGGATCTTCGAAGCAACGCAGGCGGTTATCTGGATCTTGCGATCGATATCGCAGATATGTTCATCGAAAAGGGTTTGATCGTTTCCACAAAAAGCCCGAACAGAAGTCCCGAAGACGCCTACGCGAAGAATAAGGACATCACCAATTTACCGTTAGCCGTTCTCATCAACGCGAAGTCGGCTTCCGCATCGGAGATCGTCGCAAGCGCGATCAAACACCACGGAAGAGGATTGATCTTAGGAGAAAGAACTTTCGGTAAGGCGACCGTTCAAAAACTGATGCCTCTCGGAAACGACTATCTGATCAAACTTACCCAGGCGCGTTACTATTCTCCATCCGGAAACACGATCCAGGTCGTGGGTGTAAAACCGGATATCGACATTTCTTCCGAAGAAGACGGATCGTTCCCGTTCCGATTCAGAGAAGAGAATATGTGGAATCACCTTTCGGAGCTTCCCGCGGCGGCGGAAGAAAGAAGTGCGTTCGACGTAAAGAAGCTTGAATCTTGGGTTCAGAAAAACGGAAAGGCGGCTTCTTTTATCGCGGAACATAAGAATGATCCGATCAAACCGGACTATCAACTGATTCGCTCTTTGGATTATATCGAAGCTCTCATCAACACACAAAAAAAGAAATAGTATGCCCCGTATCAAAACGGACTTTTTAGTCTTAGGGAGCGGAATCACCGGCCTTTTCGCCGCGTTGAAGCTCGCTCCCTTCGGCTCCGTCATCATCGTAACCAAAAAATCGGACTACGAATCCAACACAAACTATGCGCAGGGCGGAATCGCTTCCGTCTTTGCGGAAGGTGATAAACTTTCCGACCACATAAAGGACACTCTGGAAGCGGGAGCCTGGCTCTGCGATCCGGCCGCGGTCCAGGTCCTTGTGGAAGAAGGCCCTCCTCTCGTAAAAGAACTCTTAAACTACGGGGTCCCGTTCAATCTAGAGGCTTCCGGAAAGTTCGACCTTTCCCGGGAAGGCGGACACGGTAAGAATCGGATCGTACACGCGCACGACAGAACCGGAAGAGAAATCGAAAAAACGTTGCTCAAAGTAGTAAAATCGAATTCGAATATTCAGATTTTAGAATATCATACGCTCGTGGATCTCATCACTCCCCATCATTTGAAACGAAAAGGCCTCGTTTGTTACGGAGCGTATGTTCTCTCGAACCAAAGCGGAGAAGTATTTCCGATCCTGGCCAAAGAAACGATTCTCGCAACGGGAGGAGCCGGACAAGTCTACTCGCATACGACCAATCCTAAAATCGCGACGGGAGACGGGGTCGCCTCCGCTTACAGAGCCGGGGCGCTCATCAAGAATATGGAATTCTATCAATTCCATCCGACCGCACTCTATCACGAAGATGGAGATTCTTTTTTGATTTCGGAAGCGGTTCGAGGAAAAGGTGGAATTCTTCTTTCCTTGGACAAGGAACCGTTCATGAAGCGATATCATCCGATGGCGGATCTTGCGCCAAG
This is a stretch of genomic DNA from Leptospira stimsonii. It encodes these proteins:
- a CDS encoding mannose-1-phosphate guanylyltransferase, with the protein product MKQDKPVVLIMAGGKGERFWPRSRVSTPKQLQKVYSNKTLLKETLERALTITTIDRIYIGTNASLKKSILAQEKNFPEKNFIIEPEGKNTAPIIALASLYFKEQYGDPIQVVLSADAWINPVKEFTKTISKALEQAENHLVLLGIKPNRPEVGYGYIEAGKSTDGCFAVKSFYEKPDVKTALKYIKKKNFYWNPGIFLWKTSTILEEFKAHSPKILGPLEERFPFKKAGELGAAFKILPSDPVDIAIMEKSSRIRMVEASFGWDDVGSWTSLERVMPGDSSGNRHMGNAILFHKSSGNITQTRKEFTALLGVQDLIVVEEEDVLFISTKTGVGDIKNLVAELRKNKTLQKYTE
- the miaA gene encoding tRNA (adenosine(37)-N6)-dimethylallyltransferase MiaA gives rise to the protein MSHPILILSAPTGAGKTSLITELDPERFEILSFDSRQIYREMPIGTAAPTKEQQSIIRHHLVEVLSPSEKVDAGLYNRLADEALRSVLNQNKIPVFTAGTGFYLKAFLFGMFAVPEISQEVRNKVLSMSPEQKRNRLQELDPDSLEKIFPGDDYRLGRALEVNLMGERWSALKIDPKTSAIQKYDLNICLGVFLDLDRKELYDRINVRAKEMIDQGMADEAWKIQELYGSNCPGLKSLGYNFALEIKKGNSNLETFLMDLSQSHRNYAKRQITWFRKETYLKPMGRTEALETIKHIK
- a CDS encoding TIGR02300 family protein gives rise to the protein MATSKKTPSKKTVSAAAKKKAPAKKAAPKKASASTKKKEEIIKKALSSPASKAAGTKKASGSKGVALNPLGKKWTCHTCSTKFYDLNKEEKICPKCGADQNKRPVTRTRTVRPRVVEEEEIIDDDAIAEDEDLEFVEEPLEEALEEEEEAEETEE
- a CDS encoding pyridoxine 5'-phosphate synthase; this translates as MKTKLSVNINKVATLRNSRGGNIPDLIHFAELILKAGAEGITVHPREDERHIRKDDVFSLKEFLTDYNRKNRTSIEYNIEGEPSSRFIELVLAVKPDQATLVPVTPGEITSDHGFDFRKDLDSIQEYSKILKKEKIRTALFVETDLENLKLASFAGADRVEFYTGPFAEEFDRSPEEGKKSFETLYVPAAKEILLQKMGINAGHDLDQNNLFLFSKLPGLLEVSIGHRLISYALEVGIEKSVKEYLRALL
- the nadB gene encoding L-aspartate oxidase — its product is MPRIKTDFLVLGSGITGLFAALKLAPFGSVIIVTKKSDYESNTNYAQGGIASVFAEGDKLSDHIKDTLEAGAWLCDPAAVQVLVEEGPPLVKELLNYGVPFNLEASGKFDLSREGGHGKNRIVHAHDRTGREIEKTLLKVVKSNSNIQILEYHTLVDLITPHHLKRKGLVCYGAYVLSNQSGEVFPILAKETILATGGAGQVYSHTTNPKIATGDGVASAYRAGALIKNMEFYQFHPTALYHEDGDSFLISEAVRGKGGILLSLDKEPFMKRYHPMADLAPRDVVARAIDSEMKKRGEEHVWLDITHLPSTEIRESFPSIYEKCKELGIDITTDLIPVVPVAHFLCGGVASDLEGRTTIANLSTAGETACTGVHGGNRLASNSLLECLVFSNRIAKRIEKEKPDFTADHDQIPSWNKEGMVNTEEWVLISHDLNEIKSTMSNYVGIVRSNLRLERAKRRMDLIYEEVKDYYNRTVITNPLIELRNLVLVAELIIRSALSRKESRGLHFSTDYPENRNPSRVDTEIRNDKVPL
- a CDS encoding chemotaxis protein CheW; translated protein: MSSEIDHQYILFSLGDEEYAIPISLVDEIIKIDNLIRIPKAKAYFAGIMDIRGKVVKMVDLAVKLTVPREGELSYDRAIVVKVGGHSVGIIVDKVSNVVLFPPESINPPPPSVKGISGRYITGIGKKDDRFIIIIDVEKILGAEELAELGSNVG
- the hfq gene encoding RNA chaperone Hfq; protein product: MSAKNNIQDQLLNTARKDKLDLTIYLLNGVPLKGKVVSFDNFTIVLEQENKQSLVYKHAISTIIPAKIIKLYTEETKDAAQG
- a CDS encoding S41 family peptidase is translated as MKKGSAALSLLLSTLLTIFILYCEPTSGKSPVKADFTLKDFDNVVNTVSRYYIDKNIDKNRAYREAAIYALLSLPHSIYLYPESYFKEREKYEEKDETFPGKTFKISTDDSFVLFDPDYAEVEKIRDRKLKEDANKTKVSDDEVKKLVEREKVRKNVLSAKWEQTGFSKKDFDRILAFIETNIDKYKDSPLKDPFGEAEEKSKEPFTMNDVLLAAANGYLSSLDPHSNVFLRSAWEESMAKIQDGSFEGIGAILSGGGNREVVVENPLEGRPAVNAGIRSGDVILAVDGKSIKGILLDKVVEKIKGKKGSKVALTIQRKGVPGTLNIEVVRDTIEIKNLSSKLIEGHEHIGYIKLTGFVKSEDGPSVDRELMDKYKELEKEAQAKGTKLKAVILDLRSNAGGYLDLAIDIADMFIEKGLIVSTKSPNRSPEDAYAKNKDITNLPLAVLINAKSASASEIVASAIKHHGRGLILGERTFGKATVQKLMPLGNDYLIKLTQARYYSPSGNTIQVVGVKPDIDISSEEDGSFPFRFREENMWNHLSELPAAAEERSAFDVKKLESWVQKNGKAASFIAEHKNDPIKPDYQLIRSLDYIEALINTQKKK